In the Nothobranchius furzeri strain GRZ-AD chromosome 15, NfurGRZ-RIMD1, whole genome shotgun sequence genome, one interval contains:
- the LOC107390520 gene encoding semaphorin-3F, producing the protein MTVTMTASAARLLLLALCVYPSLGLQQFAPRVHLSFKELMDTKAARPFSFSFNTSDYRILLMDQDQGRLYLGSREYLVALDMHNVNKEPLIIHWPASAKRKGECQMTGKGKQGECANFVRMIEPWNRTHLYTCGTGAYQPICTFINRGWRAEDYLFRLVPGYVDSGKGKCSYDPKQENVAVLINGNLYAGVHIDFMSTDAAVFRTMGGRPAVRTEQSDSRWLNEPVFVQIQQIPDSAEKNDDKLYFFFREKSLDTTGGASPTVLARVGRVCLNDEGGQKSLVNRWTTFLKARLICSVIGEDGVETPFDELRDVFIQPTQDERNPMVYGLFTTAGSVFKGSAVCVFSMTDIRNVFNGPFAHKHGHNYQWTEYNGKIPYPRPGTCPGGTFTPGIRSSKNFSDEAVNFIRSHPLMFHPVYPIHRRPLVVRTGVDYRYTSMVVDHVDAVDGRYEVLFLGTDRGTVQKVIVLPKDPTSMEELTLEEVEVFRSRAPVKTMKISSKRQQLYVSSDGGLTQVSLHRCAVYGRACSDCCLARDPYCAWDGESCSAFTPSTKRRSRRQDVKHGDPLRQCRGFNAKVEKRLRETVQFGVEGSSTFLECQPRSPQASVKWLFQREGKRKVLNRAGGVLKTNHGVLLKSLNQSDAGLYHCLATENNFKHTVARVALRILDRDIVLALTARDEDEEPKTRQAGPHPQLPLASTPFPPEIRLINQYCQSYWEQVNPKQQQRKRTSRRHTESQDQGLG; encoded by the exons ATGACTGTTACCATGACAGCGTCTGCAGCCCGACTCCTCCTGTTGGCCCTCTGTGTTTACCCAAGCTTGGGCCTGCAGCAGTTCGCGCCGCGGGTTCACCTCTCCTTCAAAG AGCTgatggacacaaaagcagcacggCCGTTCAGTTTCTCCTTCAACACCAGCGACTACCGCATCCTCCTGATGGACCAGGACCAGGGCCGTCTGTACCTGGGCAGCCGGGAGTACCTGGTGGCTCTGGACATGCACAACGTCAACAAAGAGCCTCTCATT ATCCACTGGCCGGCCTCTGCTAAGAGAAAGGGAGAATGCCAGATGACGGGAAAGGGCAAGCAG GGGGAGTGCGCCAACTTTGTGCGCATGATTGAGCCGTGGAACCGCACCCACCTCTACACCTGTGGAACGGGCGCGTACCAGCCCATCTGCACATTCATCAACAGAGGCTGGAGGGCTGAG GACTACTTGTTTAGGCTGGTCCCTGGCTACGTGGATTCAGGGAAGGGAAAGTGTTCCTACGATCCCAAACAGGAAAACGTTGCGGTTCTGATCA ACGGTAACCTGTATGCAGGTGTGCACATTGACTTCATGAGCACGGATGCGGCTGTGTTTAGGACCATGGGAGGGAGGCCGGCGGTCCGGACGGAGCAGTCTGACTCCAGGTGGCTGAACG AGCCCGTGTTTGTTCAGATCCAGCAGATCCCTGACAGCGCAGAAAAGAACGACGACaaactttacttcttcttccgaGAGAAGAGTCTAGACACCACCGGGGGGGCGAGCCCCACGGTTTTAGCCCGAGTGGGAAGAGTGTGTCTG AACGATGAAGGAGGGCAGAAATCCCTGGTGAACCGCTGGACCACGTTCCTGAAGGCGCGTCTCATCTGCTCCGTGATTGGAGAGGATGGCGTCGAGACGCCTTTTGATGAACTAC GAGACGTGTTTATCCAGCCGACACAAGATGAACGAAACCCCATGGTGTATGGTCTCTTCACCACAGCAGG CTCTGTGTTTAAGGGCTCCGCGGTCTGTGTGTTTTCAATGACTGACATTCGGAACGTCTTCAACGGACCTTTTGCCCACAAGCACGGCCACAACTATCAATGGACAGAATATAACGGCAAGATCCCCTATCCTCGACCCGGAACT TGTCCAGGAGGAACCTTCACTCCTGGCATCCGGTCCTCCAAGAACTTCTCAGATGAGGCTGTGAATTTCATCCGGTCCCATCCCCTCATGTTTCACCCAGTTTATCCGATCCACCGCCGCCCCCTGGTGGTGAGAACCGGCGTGGACTACCGCTACACCTCCATGGTGGTGGATCATGTGGATGCTGTGGATGGACGGTATGAGGTGCTGTTTCTGGGCACAG ATCGCGGCACCGTGCAAAAGGTGATTGTTTTACCCAAAGATCCTACCAGCATGGAGGAGCTGACGCTGGAGGAGGTGGAGGTTTTTCGG AGCAGAGCTCCAGTCAAGACCATGAAGATTTCTTCTAAAAGA CAACAGCTCTACGTGTCATCAGACGGCGGTTTGACGCAGGTGTCGCTGCATCGCTGTGCTGTTTACGGCAGGGCCTGCTCGGACTGCTGCCTGGCTCGGGATCCCTACTGTGCTTGGGATGGAGAGAGCTGCTCCGCATTCACCCCATCAACCAAACG GAGGAGCAGAAGGCAGGATGTGAAACATGGAGATCCACTCCGACAGTGCAGAGGCTTCAACGCTAAAG TGGAGAAACGGCTGAGAGAGACGGTGCAGTTTGGGGTGGAAGGCAGCAGCACCTTCCTGGAATGTCAGCCTCGCTCTCCTCAGGCCAGCGTCAAGTGGCTCTTCCAGAGGGAGGGCAAGAGGAAAGTG CTGAATCGTGCTGGAGGAGTCCTGAAGACCAACCATGGTGTCCTTCTGaagtctctcaaccaatcagacgcGGGGCTGTACCACTGCCTCGCCACTGAAAACAACTTTAAACACACCGTGGCCCGTGTGGCGCTGCGCATCCTCGATCGAGATATCGTCTTAGCGCTCACAGCTCGAGACGAGGACGAGGAGCCAAAAACTCGCCAAGCGGGGCCTCACCCTCAGTTGCCCCTGGCCTCCACGCCCTTCCCACCAGAGATTAGACTGATCAACCAGTACTGCCAGTCCTACTGGGAACAGGTCAACCCCAAACAGCAGCAGCGAAAGCGCACCAGCCGCAGGCACACGGAAAGTCAGGACCAAGGCCTCGGTTAG
- the wasb gene encoding WASP actin nucleation promoting factor b isoform X2, with protein MALPHSPSTWSLQHTGVVCFVKDNPQRSYFIRMFDLKAGKRVWEQELYDQMAYFTPLQYFHTFPADDCQVGLNFTDQQEADAFQHAVVEKINQRNSRMEKKQRPPPTNDRGSLPPLPTDRAPPGSPGSFHMATVDIQNPDIQSSRYRSMPSPQSVAPDKGKKSKKDKKKVPKLSKADIGAPSGFKHVSHVGWDPNNLDPDLSKLLSRAGIGETELRDENTSKLIYDIIEQSGGMEAVKREVNRAPPPARQGPLPPFPSPTSSAPTPPPPRGRSGPLPPIPGQIQRGPPPPQPPPSRGVLPPPPPIGRSGAPPPPPPAFSTPPPSSRPSHASPPSHSMPPPPPPSSRSMGAPPPVPSTPNRGGGGGPPPPPPPPPPSQSSIPSDFPPPPPVFSAPSTPAASTGGGNSRGALLSQIQEGKCLRKVTECSGPPTPSTPDTGEGIVGALMMVMQKRSKVIHSSDESEDDGAEDDDDEDEWDD; from the exons ATGGCTCTGCCACACAGCCCGTCCACATGGAGCCTGCAGCACACCGGAGTGGTCTGCTTCGTCAAAGACAACCCTCAGCGCTCCTACTTCATCCGGATGTTCGATTTGAAG GCAGGGAAACGGGTTTGGGAGCAGGAGCTGTACGACCAGATGGCTTACTTCACGCCTCTGCAATACTTTCACACCTTTCCTGCAGAT GACTGCCAGGTGGGCCTGAACTTCACGGACCAACAGGAGGCAGACGCCTTCCAGCATGCTGTCGTGGAGAAAATCAACCAGCGGAACAGCCGGATGG AGAAGAAACAGCGCCCCCCACCGACGAACG ATAGAGGATCCCTACCCCCACTCCCAACCGACAGAG CGCCACCCGGGAGTCCTGGATCTTTTCACATGGCCACAGTGGATATCCAGAATCCAGACATCCAGTCGTCTCGCTATCGCTCCATGCCCTCACCCCAGTCAGTCGCCCCCGACAAAGGAAAGAAGAGCAAAAAGGACAAGAAAAAAGTCCCTAAACTCTCCAAAGCAGATATAGGAGCACCCAGTGGGTTTAA GCATGTGTCTCATGTGGGATGGGACCCCAACAACCTTGACCCTGACCTGTCAAAACTGCTGTCCCGAGCAGGCATCGGTGAAACTGAGCTGAGGGATGAAAACACCTCCAAGCTCATCTATGACATCATAGAGCAGTCAGGAGGGATGGAGGCTGTCAAACGGGAGGTGAACCGAG ctcctccacctgcCAGGCAGGGCCCTCTGCCTCCTTTTCCGAGCCCCACTTCCTCTGCCCCGACCCCTCCACCCCCACGAGGTCGCTCTGGTCCCCTGCCTCCCATCCCAGGCCAGATACAAAGAGGACCACCACCTCCACAGCCACCTCCATCTCGTGGAGTCCTGCCACCCCCTCCTCCAATAGGCCGAAGTGGtgcacctcctccaccacctcctgcATTCTCTACGCCTCCACCGTCTTCAAGGCCCTCTCATGCCTCACCCCCCTCTCACAGCATGCCACCTCCCCCGCCACCATCATCTCGGTCAATGGGGGCTCCTCCTCCTGTCCCATCCACACCCaacagaggaggtggaggaggacctcCTCCACCACCGCCACCACCTCCACCTTCTCAATCTTCTATTCCCTCAGATTTCCCCCCTCCTCCCCCCGTGTTTAGTGCCCCATCAACACCAGCTGCATCCACAGGAGGAGGAAACAGCAGGGGGGCTCTTCTTTCTCAGATCCAGGAAGGGAAATGTCTCAGAAAA GTAACGGAGTGCTCTGGGCCACCCACACCCTCGACACCAGACACAGGTGAGGGCATCGTAGGTGCTCTTATGATGGTCATGCAGAAGAGGAGTAAAGTCATCCACTCTTCAG ATGAAAGTGAAGATGATGGGGCGGAAGACgacgatgatgaagatgaatGGGACGACTGA
- the wasb gene encoding WASP actin nucleation promoting factor b isoform X1, with protein sequence MSRGAKSKTESDRSSLLSQQENDMLEELLGRRCASTATAVAQLFMALPHSPSTWSLQHTGVVCFVKDNPQRSYFIRMFDLKAGKRVWEQELYDQMAYFTPLQYFHTFPADDCQVGLNFTDQQEADAFQHAVVEKINQRNSRMEKKQRPPPTNDRGSLPPLPTDRAPPGSPGSFHMATVDIQNPDIQSSRYRSMPSPQSVAPDKGKKSKKDKKKVPKLSKADIGAPSGFKHVSHVGWDPNNLDPDLSKLLSRAGIGETELRDENTSKLIYDIIEQSGGMEAVKREVNRAPPPARQGPLPPFPSPTSSAPTPPPPRGRSGPLPPIPGQIQRGPPPPQPPPSRGVLPPPPPIGRSGAPPPPPPAFSTPPPSSRPSHASPPSHSMPPPPPPSSRSMGAPPPVPSTPNRGGGGGPPPPPPPPPPSQSSIPSDFPPPPPVFSAPSTPAASTGGGNSRGALLSQIQEGKCLRKVTECSGPPTPSTPDTGEGIVGALMMVMQKRSKVIHSSDESEDDGAEDDDDEDEWDD encoded by the exons ATGAGTCGTGGAGCTAAGAGTAAAACAGAGAGCGATCGAAGCTCTTTGCTGAGCCAACAGGAGAATGACATGTTGGAGGAGCTGCTGGGCAGAAGGTGTGCT tccACAGCCACCGCTGTAGCACAGCTGTTCATGGCTCTGCCACACAGCCCGTCCACATGGAGCCTGCAGCACACCGGAGTGGTCTGCTTCGTCAAAGACAACCCTCAGCGCTCCTACTTCATCCGGATGTTCGATTTGAAG GCAGGGAAACGGGTTTGGGAGCAGGAGCTGTACGACCAGATGGCTTACTTCACGCCTCTGCAATACTTTCACACCTTTCCTGCAGAT GACTGCCAGGTGGGCCTGAACTTCACGGACCAACAGGAGGCAGACGCCTTCCAGCATGCTGTCGTGGAGAAAATCAACCAGCGGAACAGCCGGATGG AGAAGAAACAGCGCCCCCCACCGACGAACG ATAGAGGATCCCTACCCCCACTCCCAACCGACAGAG CGCCACCCGGGAGTCCTGGATCTTTTCACATGGCCACAGTGGATATCCAGAATCCAGACATCCAGTCGTCTCGCTATCGCTCCATGCCCTCACCCCAGTCAGTCGCCCCCGACAAAGGAAAGAAGAGCAAAAAGGACAAGAAAAAAGTCCCTAAACTCTCCAAAGCAGATATAGGAGCACCCAGTGGGTTTAA GCATGTGTCTCATGTGGGATGGGACCCCAACAACCTTGACCCTGACCTGTCAAAACTGCTGTCCCGAGCAGGCATCGGTGAAACTGAGCTGAGGGATGAAAACACCTCCAAGCTCATCTATGACATCATAGAGCAGTCAGGAGGGATGGAGGCTGTCAAACGGGAGGTGAACCGAG ctcctccacctgcCAGGCAGGGCCCTCTGCCTCCTTTTCCGAGCCCCACTTCCTCTGCCCCGACCCCTCCACCCCCACGAGGTCGCTCTGGTCCCCTGCCTCCCATCCCAGGCCAGATACAAAGAGGACCACCACCTCCACAGCCACCTCCATCTCGTGGAGTCCTGCCACCCCCTCCTCCAATAGGCCGAAGTGGtgcacctcctccaccacctcctgcATTCTCTACGCCTCCACCGTCTTCAAGGCCCTCTCATGCCTCACCCCCCTCTCACAGCATGCCACCTCCCCCGCCACCATCATCTCGGTCAATGGGGGCTCCTCCTCCTGTCCCATCCACACCCaacagaggaggtggaggaggacctcCTCCACCACCGCCACCACCTCCACCTTCTCAATCTTCTATTCCCTCAGATTTCCCCCCTCCTCCCCCCGTGTTTAGTGCCCCATCAACACCAGCTGCATCCACAGGAGGAGGAAACAGCAGGGGGGCTCTTCTTTCTCAGATCCAGGAAGGGAAATGTCTCAGAAAA GTAACGGAGTGCTCTGGGCCACCCACACCCTCGACACCAGACACAGGTGAGGGCATCGTAGGTGCTCTTATGATGGTCATGCAGAAGAGGAGTAAAGTCATCCACTCTTCAG ATGAAAGTGAAGATGATGGGGCGGAAGACgacgatgatgaagatgaatGGGACGACTGA
- the LOC107390525 gene encoding sodium-coupled neutral amino acid transporter 3, which produces MELQKMNGHIRDDGFDGVDAMTEHEEFLPQKDGVKKEVHFTDFEGKTSFGMSVFNLSNAIMGSGILGLAFGMANTGVVLFVVLLCCIAVMSAYSIHLLLKSAGVVGIRAYEQLGNRAFGQPGKMLAACVITIHNIGAMSTYLYIVKSELPLVIQAFLGKQVITGEWFLNGNYLIIIVSALVIFPLALMRHLGYLGYTSGFSLTCMMFFLLSVIYKKFNIPCPLPGHNTTAPNSTSHVNVTCEAQPFTVNSETAYTIPILAFAFVCHPEVLPIYTELRNATKRRMQCVANVSILAMFVMYLLTAIFGYLTFYTAVEAELLHTYSKVDSLDILILCVRLAVLVAVTLTVPVVLFPIRKALLQIFFPDKPFHWVRHITIALSLIISVDLLVICVPSIKDIFGVIGATSAPSLIFILPAIFYIRIVPEEQESLKSRPKIQAMCFAALGFIFMILSLSFIIIGWVTGKSRSGGGH; this is translated from the exons ATGGAGCTCCAGAAGATGAATGGACACATCAGAGATGATGG GTTTGATGGGGTTGATGCCATGACAGAGCACGAGGAGTTTCTCCCACAAAAAGATGGCGTGAAGAAAGAAGTTCACTTTACAGAC TTTGAGGGAAAGACTTCGTTTGGCATGTCTGTCTTTAACCTGAGTAACGCCATCATGGGCAGCGGCATTCTGGGATTGGCTTTTGGAATGGCCAACACCGGAGTGGTCCTCTTTGT AGTCCTGTTGTGTTGCATTGCTGTCATGTCTGCATATTCCATCCATCTGCTGCTGAAAAGTGCCGGAGTGGTCG GTATCCGTGCATACGAGCAACTTGGGAATCGTGCCTTTGGCCAGCCAGGAAAAATGCTGGCCGCGTGTGTCATAACAATTCACAATATTGGAG CCATGTCCACCTACCTCTACATCGTGAAGTCTGAGCTCCCGCTGGTGATCCAAGCCTTCCTGGGGAAACAAGTTATCACTGG AGAGTGGTTCTTGAATGGAAACTACTTGATCATCATTGTTAGTGCTCTGGTCATTTTCCCTCTAGCACTCATGAGACATCTTG GTTACCTTGGTTACACAAGTGGCTTCTCTCTCACCTGTATGATGTTCTTCCTCTTATCT GTTATATACAAGAAGTTCAACATCCCATGTCCACTTCCTGGCCACAACACAACTGCTCCTAATTCCACCTCTCATGTTAACGTCACCTGTGAAGCACAACCGTTCACTGTCAACTCTGAG ACTGCTTACACCATCCCCATCCTGGCTTTTGCTTTCGTGTGCCACCCTGAAGTGCTACCAATCTACACTGAGCTACGAAA TGCCACCAAGAGGCGCATGCAATGTGTTGCCAACGTCTCCATCCTGGCCATGTTTGTCATGTACCTGCTGACGGCCATTTTTGGTTACCTCACCTTTTACA CTGCTGTGGAGGCGGAGCTGTTACACACCTACTCTAAAGTGGACTCCTTGGACATCCTGATTCTCTGTGTGCGTCTGGCTGTGCTGGTAGCTGTCACTCTGACAGTCCCCGTGGTTCTCTTTCCG ATTCGTAAAGCCTTGCTTCAGATCTTTTTCCCCGACAAGCCTTTCCACTGGGTCAGGCACATCACCATCGCACTTTCTCTCATCATATCAGTTGACCTGCTTGTTATATGTGTCCCTTCCATCAAAGACATCTTTGGAGTCATTG GAGCCACGTCTGCACCCAGTCTCATCTTCATCCTCCCTGCTATCTTCTACATCCGGATTGTTCCTGAAGAACAAGAATCTTTGAAGTCGAGGCCCAAAATCCAG GCTATGTGTTTTGCTGCATTAGGGTTCATCTTCATGATCTTGAGCCTGTCGTTTATCATCATCGGCTGGGTCACGGGAAAGTCTCGGAGCGGCGGTGGACACTAG
- the apex2 gene encoding DNA-(apurinic or apyrimidinic site) endonuclease 2, with protein MKIVTWNINGIRTFKGGIKKTLDSLDADIICVQETKVTRDLLDEKTAIVEGYNSFFSFSRGRSGYSGVATYCKDIGTPLAAEEGLTGLLTNHEGAVGCYGDHTDFSNEELQLLDSEGRALITQHKILCQDKEQTVTVINVYCPRADPEKPDRKQFKLQFYKLLRCRAEALLKDGSHVIILGDVNTSHRPIDHCDPDDVDDFAENPGRKWLNEFLHSGSPDDDDAEKDHDVESEVTDRIPAGKFVDTFRYFHPARTNAFTCWSTLTGARQTNYGTRIDYIFANYELVTEQFVAADITPEVEGSDHCPVWARLCCSLLPSSKPPPLCTRYLPEFAGKQQKLSRFLVKVDQKRTQPEQKTILPGSQEEEERRENLNPFLKDSITGKKRPLISDSAVPKGKKTKLGSSSVKPQGNLLSFFKPKSVRDKALVLDEGSPTHSSQREAPTTDLSSATDASTEPGLAQPCDSRTTTETRKPSTLTTQPNAGQSEVKKGSSSVFWKSVLRGPPPPPCCKVHGEPCVLRTVKKEGPNVGKRFFVCCRPQGHASNPEARCSFFAWVDKGK; from the exons ATGAAGATCGTTACGTGGAACATAAACGGCATCAGGACGTTTAAAGGCGGCATAAAGAAGACTCTTGATTCTCTGGACGCCGATATCATCTGTGTTCAGGAGACAAAAGTAACGA GAGACCTACTGGATGAAAAAACCGCCATTGTTGAAGGATACAACTCCTTCTTCAGCTTTAGTCGAGGACGCAGCGGCTATTCAG GTGTTGCTACTTACTGTAAGGACATTGGCACTCCTTTGGCTGCTGAGGAGGGCCTCACTGGTCTGCTGACCAATCATGAAGGTGCTGTTGGTTGCTATGGAGACCACACTGACTTTTCAAATGAAGAGCTGCAACTTTTGGACAGTGAAGGACGAGCCCTCATAACACAGCACAAAATCCT CTGTCAGGACAAAGAACAGACGGTTACTGTAATAAACGTGTACTGTCCACGAGCCGACCCTGAGAAGCCAGACAGGAAGCAGTTCAAGCTCCAGTTCTACAAGCTGCTTCGGTGTCGGGCTGAAGCTTTGCTAAAAGACGGGAG CCATGTGATCATTCTAGGCGACGTGAACACATCTCATCGGCCCATTGACCACTGTGACCCAGATGATGTT GATGATTTTGCTGAGAACCCTGGGAGAAAATGGCTGAATGAGTTTTTGCACAGCGGCAGTCCGGACGATGACGACGCTGAAAAAGACCACGATGTGGAGTCGGAGGTGACGGATCGCATTCCTGCAGGGAAATTTGTGGATACCTTTCGATACTTCCACCCAGCTCGTACCAACGCCTTCACGTGTTGGTCCACCCTGACGGGAGCACGGCAGACCAACTACGGCACACGGATTGACTACATATTTGCGAACTATGAACTTGTCACAGAGCAGTTTGTGGCAGCAGACATCACACCAGAAGTGGAGGGGTCAGATCACTGTCCTGTCTGGGCACGACTCTGCTGCTCTCTCCTTCCCAGCTCCAAGCCTCCTCCCCTCTGCACTCGCTACCTGCCTGAATTTGCCGGCAAACAGCAGAAGCTCTCGCGCTTCCTTGTTAAGGTGGACCAAAAACGGACTCAGCCTGAGCAGAAGACTATCTTACCTGGTtctcaggaggaggaggaaaggagGGAGAACTTAAACCCGTTTCTAAAAGATAGCATCACTGGTAAAAAGCGGCCATTAATCTCAGACTCTGCTGTCCCAAAAGGGAAAAAGACAAAGTTGGGTAGCAGTTCTGTGAAGCCACAGGGCAACCTCCTCTCATTCTTCAAACCCAAATCCGTTCGTGACAAGGCTCTGGTTCTGGATGAAGGTTCCCCCACACACAGCAGCCAAAGAGAAGCCCCCACTACTGACTTGAgttcagccacagacgcctcgacTGAGCCTGGTTTGGCCCAGCCATGCGACAGCAGGACAACCACGGAGACGCGTAAACCGAGTACTTTAACCACACAGCCCAACGCGGGACAGTCCGAGGTCAAGAAAGGGTCATCATCAGTGTTTTGGAAGTCTGTGCTTCGtggcccacccccacccccctgctGTAAGGTCCACGGGGAACCCTGTGTGCTTCGTACGGTCAAAAAGGAGGGGCCCAACGTGGGCAAACGGTTCTTTGTGTGCTGCAGACCTCAGGGACACGCCTCCAACCCAGAGGCTCGCTGTAGTTTCTTTGCCTGGGTTGACAAAGGAAAGTGA